One genomic region from Solanum stenotomum isolate F172 unplaced genomic scaffold, ASM1918654v1 scaffold29929, whole genome shotgun sequence encodes:
- the LOC125851773 gene encoding uncharacterized protein LOC125851773, which translates to MTEDYPRSKRKKSEISYLHHFHVEVFYVVIDLQLQELNNRFDVVTSDSLLGMASLNPVYSFVNFSKSRIMKLAEYYKSEFGDNELRDLNYQLDSFIVYAGECDSKFLNLKEIKDLATLMAQTKLDQTCSLVYLLVKLALILLVATASVERTFSSTKLIKNYLRNSIGEEFLNGYLVCKIERKIFENVSNDAIIDRFQNMKSRRVQL; encoded by the coding sequence ATGACTGAAGACTATCCAAGATCGAAGCGTAAGAAGTCCgaaatttcatatttacatCACTTTCATGTGGAAGTGTTTTATGTAGTTATTGATTTGCAACTTCAGGAGCTCAATAATCGTTTTGATGTTGTGACTAGTGACTCACTCCTTGGTATGGCTAGTTTGAATCCGGTTTATTCATTTGTTAATTTTAGTAAGAGCAGAATAATGAAGTTGGCCGAATATTATAAAAGTGAGTTTGGTGATAATGAACTTCGAGATCTCAATTATCAGCTTGATAGTTTCATTGTCTATGCTGGAGAGTGTGATAGCAAGTTCCTCAACTTGAAGGAGATTAAAGATCTTGCTACATTGATGGCACAAACAAAATTGGATCAAACTTGTTCTCTTGTTTATTTGCTTGTAAAGTTGGCTTTGATTTTGCTTGTTGCTACGGCAAGTGTGGAAAGAACATTCTCCTCAACGAAGCTCATCAAAAATTATCTACGTAATAGCATTGGTGAAGAATTTTTGAATGGCTATTTAGTTTGTAAGATAGAGCGGAAGATATTTGAAAATGTAAGTAATGATGCTATTATAGAtcgttttcaaaatatgaagtcTCGTCGAGTACAATTGTAA
- the LOC125851774 gene encoding uncharacterized protein LOC125851774 — MDKFFIKQPRFSSGPSVSSHVAPEAQRETITPSSSNVDCIIGVGFLKWDLGERKPIFEYDSNIRDVVRRHYILMGPYQPKLRVYPKTTFGTRNRQFNHEWFNAPNSAWLEYIIGDAAIFCLCCYLLKNEFESRGNAGKSFTQDGFKNWNHGLERIRLHVGEVNSIHNKCLNRILDFANQRQSIQSSLHKRSEKTKSDYRVCLNASIDVVRDLLQQHQVEKLEELLKSGEILTGQGLNQERGLQRSGDTCRGSHFKTLENFMIIFSSIANVLKDMKEDSPRDLDKLAADNLLDKIQEFEFIFVLHLMFKMLLLTNELNKTLQKKYQDIINAMGLLNLSKRRLQSMREWFGVFDG; from the exons AtggataaattttttattaagcAACCACGTTTTAGTAGCGGTCCATCTGTTAGTTCACATGTAGCTCCAGAAGCTCAAAGAGAGACAATTacaccttcttcttcaaatgttGATTGTATTATTGGGGTTGGATTTCTCAAATGGGATCTCGGAGAAAGAAAACCCATCTTTGAATATGATTCTAATATTCGAGATGTTGTGAGGAGACATTATATTTTGATGGGGCCTTATCAACCAAAACTTCGTGTATATCCTAAAACAACATTTGGGACTAGGAATCGACAATTTAATCATGAGTGGTTTAATGCTCCAAATTCTGCTTGGTTGGAATATATCATAGGTGATGCTGCtatattttgtttgtgttgttaTCTCTTAAAGAATGAATTTGAAAGTCGTGGTAATGCAGGAAAATCATTTACACAAGATGGTTTTAAGAATTGGAACCATGGTCTAGAAAGAATTCGATTGCATGTTGGTGAGGTGAATAGTATTCATAACAAATGTTTGAATAGGATACTTGATTTTGCGAATCAACGTCAATCAATTCAATCTTCTCTTCACAAGCGaagtgaaaaaacaaaaagtgaTTATCGAGTTTGTTTAAATGCCTCAATCGATGTGGTAAG GGACTTACTTCAACAACACCAAGTTGAGAAGTTGGAAGAATTACTTAAATCTGGAGAAATTCTTACCGGACAAGGATTAAATCAAGAACGTGGCCTCCAACGATCGGGTGATACTTGTAGGGGATCCCATTTCAAGACCTTGGAAAATTTCATgattatattttcttcaattgctAATGTGCTTAAAGATATGAAAGAAGATTCTCCACGTGATCTTGATAAACTTGCGGCAGATAACCTTTTagataaaattcaagaatttgaatttatctTTGTGTTGCATTTGATGTTCAAGATGTTGCTTCTTACAAATGAATTGAACAAAActttacaaaagaaatatcaagatatTATCAATGCTATGGGATTGCTTAATCTTTCAAAGAGAAGATTACAATCAATGAGAGAGTGGTTTGGAGTCTTTGATGGATGA
- the LOC125851772 gene encoding uncharacterized protein LOC125851772 has translation MGELETGRRLNQELGLVKAGDTRWGSHYKSFGHFISSFDYIVDILDTLVENASTLEERASASGFLRSCQTYETIFLLQLMTDVLGITNDLNVFITEKGARRCKCHDSCKEKVEAFFIKHGISLPNLDAPYVNSGRSRRKVVICTTLHHYLVDVFYKIIDWQLQELNDRFNEVTSDLLNGVSCLNPIDSFSSFDIKKIMRMAELYPDDFDGSNMRSLENQLVNYIIDVRDINERFSNLGGLGELSRKLVETNKHLTYSLVFLLVKFALLLPVATATVQKAFFQ, from the exons ATGGGTGAACTAGAAACGGGTAGAAGGTTGAATCAAGAACTTGGTCTTGTTAAAGCCGGTGATACTCGTTGGGGATCTCACTACAAGTCATTTGGACACTTTATTAGTAGCTTTGACTATATTGTTGATATACTTGATACTCTtgttgaaaatgcaagtactTTGGAAGAAAGAGCAAGCGCATCGGGATTTCTCAGAAGTTGTCAAACGTATGAGACTATTTTCTTGTTGCAATTGATGACTGATGTTTTAGGAATCACAAATGATCTTAATGTTTTCATTACAGAAAAAGGAGCAAGACGTTGCAAATGTCATGATTCTTGTAAAG AAAAGGTAGAAGCATTTTTTATCAAGCATGGCATTTCATTACCCAATTTGGATGCTCCATATGTTAATTCTGGGAGATCACGACGTAAAGTAGTTATTTGTACTACTTTGCATCATTATCTTGTGGATgtgttttataaaatcattgatTGGCAACTACAAGAACTTAATGATCGTTTCAATGAGGTGACAAGTGATTTGCTTAATGGAGTATCTTGCTTGAATCCAATTGAttcattttctagttttgacaTAAAGAAGATAATGAGAATGGCTGAATTATATCCTGATGATTTTGATGGGTCCAACATGAGATCTCTTGAGAATCAACTTGTTAATTACATTATTGATGTTCGTGATATTAATGAAAGGTTCTCCAATTTGGGTGGACTTGGAGAACTTTCAAGAAAGTTGGTTGAGACAAACAAGCATTTAACCTATTCTCTCGTATTTCTTTTAGTGAAGTTTGCTTTGCTTCTACCTGTTGCCACTGCTACAGTTCAAAAAGCTTTTTTTCAATGA